A window of Streptomyces marispadix contains these coding sequences:
- a CDS encoding TauD/TfdA dioxygenase family protein, which produces MTLTPASPAPVLRDARVPADGMYEGRRTLRRLPEGAPEPPYERFEVVPQGRVIGAEIRGVDLSRPLDRELRDELNRALLEWKVLFFRGQGLTSGQQRDFAANWGELETNPLLARGSSAEVVRFEKGGDAAPTFENVWHADVTFRERPALGAVLQLREVPPVGGDTMWADMAAAYDNLPDTVKARIDGATAVHDFIPGFARFYGPEKLIPLQEEFPPVEHPVVRTHPETGRRMLFVNTSFTTHITGMDRDESDRLLSYLVRQAHVPEYQVRFRWQPGDIAFWDNRATQHYAVDDYAPHRRVAERVAIAGDRPF; this is translated from the coding sequence ATGACCCTCACCCCCGCCTCCCCTGCCCCTGTCCTGCGCGACGCCCGCGTCCCCGCCGACGGGATGTACGAGGGCCGCCGTACCCTGCGCCGGCTGCCCGAGGGCGCGCCCGAACCGCCCTACGAGCGCTTCGAGGTCGTGCCGCAGGGCCGTGTCATCGGCGCCGAGATCCGCGGCGTCGACCTCTCCCGGCCCCTGGACCGGGAGCTGCGGGACGAGCTGAACCGTGCGCTGCTGGAGTGGAAGGTGCTCTTCTTCCGCGGCCAGGGCCTCACCTCCGGGCAGCAGCGCGACTTCGCCGCGAACTGGGGCGAGTTGGAGACCAATCCGCTGCTCGCCCGCGGCTCGTCCGCCGAGGTCGTACGTTTCGAGAAGGGCGGCGACGCGGCCCCCACTTTCGAGAACGTGTGGCACGCGGACGTCACCTTCCGTGAACGGCCCGCGCTCGGCGCCGTACTCCAGCTCCGCGAGGTGCCGCCCGTCGGCGGCGACACGATGTGGGCGGACATGGCCGCCGCCTACGACAACCTCCCCGACACGGTGAAGGCGCGCATCGACGGCGCGACCGCCGTGCACGACTTCATCCCCGGCTTCGCGCGCTTCTACGGCCCGGAGAAGCTGATCCCGTTGCAGGAGGAGTTCCCGCCGGTCGAGCACCCCGTGGTACGGACGCATCCCGAGACGGGCCGCCGGATGCTCTTCGTCAACACGTCCTTCACCACGCACATCACGGGCATGGACCGCGACGAGAGCGACCGCCTGCTGAGCTACCTGGTCCGGCAGGCCCACGTGCCGGAGTACCAGGTCCGCTTCCGCTGGCAGCCCGGCGACATCGCCTTCTGGGACAACCGCGCCACCCAGCACTACGCGGTCGACGACTACGCCCCGCACCGCCGCGTGGCGGAACGCGTCGCGATCGCGGGCGACCGGCCCTTCTGA
- a CDS encoding lipase family protein, translated as MRIPIRRRRPRTGKVRSKAVTATIAVTALCFSAALASPANAGTPKAAQPGDVVSAEPTDFQVFPGVSLPTHAWKIQYNSTDAKGKSNTVSGTVLVPKDDREGPRPLLTYAVGTVGIADKCAPSANFPVGKTKEAPLIEGALLRGWAVAVTDYEGLGTPGTHTYTVGRAAGTAVLDAARAAQRLPGAQEKGVTEDSPVGIMGYSQGGQASGWAAELAGTYAPELQVKGTASGGVPADLPKVAEYNDGDEEAGLVLMSAIGHDAAFPELGLDGYLNDEGKRITQIMKDGCLAEASEAGANKSVEDVTTKDPNDQPDWQQRLAEDKLGTKAPGAPVYLYHGEADEIIPYDVGKQLRADWCAKGNTVEWTSFPLAPHAGTAILASIPAMNWLSDRFKGEPTQGDCGG; from the coding sequence ATGCGCATCCCCATTCGAAGAAGACGCCCCCGTACTGGAAAAGTCCGTAGCAAGGCGGTCACCGCAACAATCGCGGTGACCGCCTTGTGCTTTTCCGCAGCGCTGGCCTCCCCCGCGAACGCGGGCACCCCCAAGGCCGCGCAGCCCGGTGACGTCGTCAGCGCCGAACCGACCGACTTCCAGGTGTTCCCCGGCGTATCCCTCCCCACCCACGCCTGGAAGATCCAGTACAACTCGACGGATGCGAAAGGGAAGTCCAACACCGTCTCGGGCACGGTCCTCGTGCCCAAGGACGACCGCGAAGGGCCGAGGCCACTGCTGACGTACGCGGTCGGCACCGTCGGCATCGCCGACAAGTGCGCGCCGTCGGCGAACTTCCCCGTGGGCAAGACCAAGGAGGCGCCGCTGATCGAGGGTGCGCTGCTGCGCGGCTGGGCCGTCGCCGTCACCGACTACGAGGGGCTGGGCACGCCGGGCACGCACACCTACACCGTCGGACGTGCCGCCGGCACCGCCGTGCTCGACGCGGCACGCGCCGCCCAACGACTGCCCGGCGCACAGGAGAAGGGCGTCACCGAGGACTCCCCCGTCGGCATCATGGGCTACTCGCAGGGCGGCCAGGCCAGCGGCTGGGCGGCCGAACTCGCCGGAACCTACGCGCCGGAACTCCAGGTCAAGGGCACGGCGAGCGGCGGTGTCCCGGCCGATCTGCCGAAGGTCGCAGAGTACAACGACGGCGACGAGGAGGCGGGCCTGGTGCTGATGTCCGCGATCGGCCACGACGCCGCGTTCCCCGAACTCGGCCTGGACGGCTACCTCAACGACGAGGGCAAGCGCATCACGCAGATCATGAAGGACGGCTGTCTCGCCGAGGCGTCGGAGGCGGGCGCGAACAAGTCCGTCGAGGACGTCACGACCAAGGACCCCAACGACCAGCCCGACTGGCAGCAGCGCCTCGCCGAGGACAAGCTCGGCACCAAGGCACCGGGTGCGCCCGTGTACCTGTACCACGGTGAGGCCGACGAGATCATTCCGTACGACGTAGGGAAGCAGCTACGCGCCGACTGGTGCGCGAAAGGCAACACCGTCGAGTGGACGAGCTTCCCGCTCGCACCGCACGCGGGCACTGCGATCCTCGCCTCGATCCCCGCGATGAACTGGCTCTCCGACCGCTTCAAGGGTGAGCCGACGCAGGGCGACTGCGGTGGCTGA
- a CDS encoding thioesterase family protein, translating to MPAGADEPITDHTATVRPEWIDYNGHMNEAFYVLVFGHATDAMMIETGMGQKYREESGCSLYTAEAHVRYLREVSEGAELTVRTRILGVDAKKVRLVLEMRAKGRKEPVATSELLMIHVDQRAGRAAPFPDAVRERFAALTEKAPQWAGSSIGPVPKA from the coding sequence CTGCCCGCAGGCGCCGACGAGCCGATCACAGACCACACGGCGACCGTGCGCCCCGAGTGGATCGACTACAACGGCCATATGAACGAGGCGTTCTACGTTCTCGTCTTCGGCCACGCGACCGACGCCATGATGATCGAGACCGGCATGGGCCAGAAGTACCGCGAGGAGAGCGGCTGCTCCCTCTACACGGCCGAGGCCCATGTGCGCTATCTCCGCGAGGTCTCCGAGGGTGCCGAACTGACCGTCCGTACACGGATTCTGGGCGTCGACGCGAAGAAGGTCCGCCTGGTGCTGGAGATGCGGGCGAAGGGCCGCAAGGAACCGGTGGCCACCTCGGAGCTGCTCATGATCCATGTCGACCAGAGGGCGGGACGGGCCGCGCCGTTCCCCGACGCCGTACGTGAGCGCTTCGCCGCGCTGACGGAGAAGGCACCGCAGTGGGCGGGCAGTTCGATCGGCCCGGTACCGAAGGCATAG